In the Entelurus aequoreus isolate RoL-2023_Sb linkage group LG21, RoL_Eaeq_v1.1, whole genome shotgun sequence genome, CATCCCCAGGAAACGTCTGACCTCATCTTTGTTGGTTGGCCTTTCCATGTTGTTGATTGCTGAAGTTTTTCTCGGGTCTGGCTTCACGCCCTCTTCACTCACAACATCTCCCACAAAGGTAAGTGACTTCACTCCAAACTCACATTTTTCTTTGTTAAGTTTCAGGTTCACCTCCCTTGTCTTGTCTAGCACTTGTCTCAGTCTTTCGTCGTGTTCTTTTCGGGTTGAGCCCCACACTATGATATCATCCATCATTGTCTCAACTCCGGGTATGTGCTCAAAAATCATGTGAATGGTCTTATGATATACTTCAGGCGCTGACAAGATGCCGTATGGTAGACGAAGAAACCTGTACCTGCCCTCCGGGGTGTTAAATGTGCACAGTCTTGAACTCTCCTCGCCAAGCTTCATCTGCCAGAAACCTGATGAAGCATCTAATTTGCTGAACCATTTTGCTCCAGCAAATTGTGCCATGATCTCTTCCCTGGTTGGTAACTTGAAATGCTCTCTTCTGATTGCTTTATTTAGGTCTCTTGGATCCAAGCATATTCTTAGGGCACCTGTTTTCTTTTGCACAACAACCAGCGAGCTGACCCATTCAGTTGGCTCATCTATTCTTTTAATGACTCCCAACTTTTCCATTCGCGCTAGTTCATCTTTCAGTTTTTCACGCAGAGCAAATGGGACTTTCCTGCACGGGTGCACAacaggaaacacatttttatctACACATATTTTATGTAGTCCAGGTAGACATCCAAGTCCTTGAAAGCAGTCCTTATACTCTTCCATGAGTGAGTCCTGAGCATTTGTAGTTTCTTGAGATGTCACCACAAACACTCTTTTGACAAGATTGAGCTTGGTGCATGCACTGAGTCCCAGGATTGGTTGTACACTCATATCCACGATCAGTAGCTGTGCTCTCATTTGTCGACCCTTGTGTTTAAAAGTTGCAATACATCCGCCTTTAACAGGAACTCGTTCTCCAGTGTATCCACTTACTTTGGTTTTTACTGGATGGATTTTGCTCTTTACAGTCAGTGTTTTGTAATCTTCCAAAGATAGCAGGTTTACGTGAGCACCTGTATCTAACTTGAATGGTATTGTTGTCTGATTCACCTTAATTGGAACAATCCATTCTTCTTTTTCAATTGTGCATGCTTGCACCACATTGACAATAAACTCCTCCTTATCATCATCTTCTTCAACTGTGTGAACTTTCTTTCTTGAAGCTGCTTTGCAACACTTTGCATAGTGATTGCTCCTTCCACAGTTGTTACATGTTTTTCCATATGCAGGACAATATTTCGGCTTGTGGCTGCCTCCACATTTACCACATTTAAATTCCATGGATTTGTCTTTTTGATCCTTTTGTTtggtacacattttatttttccattGTTCTTTATGTATGGCATGCACTGTTGTTTCACCTCTCCGTAGCTCTTTTGCTTGAGCTCTGGTGGTCTCAGCTGCTCTACACATACTGACACACTTATCTAACGTAAGCCCAGTTTCTCGAAGCAGTCTTTCTCTCAGTGCATTATCCATTGTACCACAAACAATTCTATCTCTCACTAATGAGTCTCTCAGAGTGTCAAATTCACATGTTTTGCTTAGCGTGTGAAGCTCTGCCATGTACTGATCAAAAGGTACTCCTTGCTTTTGGTCATGTGTGAAAAACTTATACCTCTCAAATGTCACGTTTTGACGAGGCACAAAgtattcttcaaactttgtcattaGCTGTTCCAGAGTCAAATTAGCTTCATCCAGCTGAAAGCTATTATATATGTCCAAAGCATCTTCTCCAATAACATGCAAAAGAATGTGAGCTTTCAGCTTTTCATTATCAGCTCCTGCTCCGCTTGCtgctaaatatatattaaatcttTGCTTAAAACGCTTCCAGTTATCGGCAAGATTAGCATTtagtagcattgggctaggtggaCTTAGCTTTTCCATGGCTGTACTTTGGGGTAGTTACCGGGACTCCACAGCTCTTTGTGTTGTTGGCTTTCCTCCAACTCGGGCACAAGATCCTCTTCTATTCGTTCAATCTGTCCCTTGTCCTCTGTGTCACTTTACCGCCACTCTTAAAGTCTTCACACACGCAGCAAACTCCTCAGGAATGTGGCGTCCTTCGCACGTTTTCACTCACGCGACCGGAGACATCTTCCTTCCGCTCGTCTTTCGTGGCTCCCTCGTGGCAAACATTCCGTCCGACGCTGCTCAcggccacttctgacaccatgtgttgtctttttgtaaataacccagacgaggcgtgttggctgagttctaaaCGTTTACTCATAAAGCGTGCTCATCACAACCTTCTAGCTCCCGGCATGGCCACATACACCACCACATCcctggctaccgcgcatgctcataactaccgttgcatgctgggtagtgtagttcttatattACCTGGAACATAACATCAcaatcagcatcttcccattttgtccttttctttcgagaaagtttacagtctgacatttgtcactgctgtcagttaataactttttggtctttgacccattttgtcattttctcgattcgatcgtcactgaccactctctcctgtctggcagacatcgttgctgccatcatagctagcaagctgcctgcagcgggtcatccctatgtttcccgtccctatgttacccgggtcctatgttcccctctaccggggaactaaggaccctttttaaaaaaaagggttctatgttccccgctgcggggaacgtacaacactttttccagaaaagggttctatgttccccgctgcttccaatgcgcgactaagtaagacgcacgcagacacgcatgacagagacgcgtttaagttgtcgaaggaaggaagttcgcgtttgagttgctctatctgctgccgcacgccctgtgacaggttaggtttagggatggttttggtcagggcacaatttcgccaaaaaagtgctccacaacgccctgtgacaggttaggtttagggatagttttggtcagggcacaatttcgccaaaaaaaagtgctccacaacgccctgtgacaggttaggtttagggatggttttggtcagggcacaatttcgcaatttcgccagatacaatgcagggaacataggacccttttttagaaaaagggtcctaagttccccggtcgcatacaaagacccaggaacaaccggggaacataggacccggggaacataggacccggggaacataggcacgctcccgcctgcagatagcaacattttggtgtcctttgggaaactatttagaaagaagacaaaagtacacacagttgtacaactattatctttatgatcttttttttgttagtttctctgttactgtgtgtggccaattaagcgacttttggccatacctggctggtgacatttagcgactttctggttgatgttaagattaataatagcaacagttctcttcatcttaatgcaatttattgtgtctgtctctccacattttgccattaggtactttgagctcttgttggtcagtcactctaaggtacattgttgctgccatcatagctagcaagctgcctgcagatagcgacattttggtgtcctttgagaaatattaagaaagaagacaaaagtacaagacattgtacgattactatctttttaaaattatttgtttcattgtgtgattgaccgactttgccgctagatttcgcgtcttttggccatacctggctagcgactaaaaacatcatttagcgactttttggttgtgaagataagtggtaaaagcagatcttcctgttggtcttcccacattttgccatttggtactttgcactcttcttggtcactccaaggcatttgtccctgccttcagctagtcacttggctcttttggaatatatttcactgtaattggctctctctctctctttctcctcagtacaaatcagcctgttcccttgccattcatcactgaccactctgctctcctgtctgtcagacattattgctgcttgcagatagcttggggtccttagagaaaatatcagaagagaaaagtacacaattatcttaattatcttttttattcagtcagtccttcagtgagtcccagtgtgttggcgattaagcaacgttggcattcaattagcgacttttggccatacatggctggcgactcaaaaaactagaaaaaaagtacaaaaagttgtacaattaatatctttattatccttaattcccctgaatcctagagtgtgttgcaattaagcaactttgctgctaggtttagcgactcttgttttgggcatacctggctagcgactacaaacattattcagcaactttttggctgttaagattaacgttaataaattaaatcctaatacaatttattgtgttggtctcgccatcttgctattaggtactttgaattcttgttggtctctgccaaggtatctggctgttgtctttgccttcagttagtcacttggctctggaatatatttaactgtacttggctctctctttctcctcagtacaaatcagtctgttcccttgccatttagacattttcttgattggatcatcactgaccactctgctctcctgctgtctatcagacattgttgctcccatcatagctagcaagctgccttggtgtcctttgtgaaaatatttagatagaagactaaagtgcacaaaggtgtacaattattatcttttcaaaatatttgtttcactgtcagtgtgattgaccgactttgccgctagatttcgcgtcttttggccatacctggctagcgactgaaaacatcatttagcaactttttggttgtgaagataagaggtaaaagcagatctgcctgttggtctttccacattttgccatttggtactttgcactcttgttggtcactccaaggcatttgtccctgccttcagctagtcacttggctcttttggaatatatttcactgtaattggctctctctctctttctcctcagtacaaatcagtctgttcccttgccatttagacattttcttgattcgatcatcactgaccactctgctctcctgctgtctatcagacgaatcagttgattctctgctctcaattgtctatgctagtaagctgttattctctgctttggagtgttgatgctgggttgctagttttctaaatcacctcacacacttgaaggaagcagcaccgatcataaacacacaaacaaactcacacacacacacacacacacacacacacacacacacacacacacacacacacacacacacacacatagttggtttatctgttgtgataggcaaagagccaatgtgcaaagaaagaagggaaatatggatcataaacgtttaagtggaggagctagaaaaaaaattcagcaagaaaagaaaaaaaaggaatcagttttacttgagagtgttccaaatatctccagcttcttcagtacaaagacatctgctgaaagcaattctataaatgctactgcaaattcagctaaggttagcaatgcacctgagctagcatgtagctcccaagatcctgagaccactacaagtgtagacactgaaccaaatgcttctgatgcttatgattcaaccaattcagcagtagccagttgctcggatgaatgtgaggtcactgcacctctggacagcatagaaaatgagctgaatctttcttcaacaccatctacagtgacaactctacctagtgatcccgctaaatgggctgagaccctcactgagtcaatgaaggaagttcttattcaaagaggtgcaaaatcatttcacaaccgtcacagccattatccagcttctgtgaggaacagtgggctaggaggcaaaacccgatgcctaaacaatgaacattttacttcacacttgcccaatggacaacgagtacaaagagagtggctgatgtactctccctctactggtaatgtttactgctttgcatgcaaactgttttccccaaaaacgcattcttttgtgacaggctattgtgattggaaacactcagaaagatttggtgaacatgagcgaagtgctgagaacataacctgcatgcaagcagtcttgaaccgcgccaaaggtgccacagttgatgcagacctgttcaaacagtttcaggcagagagcagctattggaggcaggtgttacaaagagttgttgcagtcattaaattccttgcagaaaggggccttgcatttaggggtaaaaatgaatcgttagggtctcctctcaatgggaactaccttggtattctggaggtcctggctgaatttgatccctttctaaaggatcacatcagaaagtttgggcagatgggtcgaggtaatacctcatatctgtcctccaccatttgtgaggaattcattgaattgatgggtgcaaaaaccaaacaggctatagcagatgaactgcaagcaagcaaatactactctatcattgtggattcaaccccagatttatctcatgtggaccaattgacattcatattccgttttgttagcaaagagggcagtgttgttgaacgctttgtgggttttgagcccattactagccatacaggtgaaagtttggctaactgtgtcatgtctgtgttggaaaatctagggttagagctgtcaaattgcagggggcaggcttatgataatgccagcaacatgtcagggaggtataatgggttgcaggctcacttaaagaaaagcaacccattaatacactatattccatgtgcagctcactctttgaatttggtgggagtcaacagcattgacagatgtggaaatgaagtctctaagtattttgacttgattcagtctatttacaacttcacaactgcatccacacaccgatgggacagggtatttggcaattccaacatagatctcacacttaaagctttatccaacacgcgttggagttgccgtgcagaatctaccaaagcactgtggcagaactacagtaaaataaaagcagcactacaggttatttccactgatgacacagagaaacgagacacacgaactgaagctgacagtctagtgcggaagctggattcacttgagatggccttcatggcaggcttttgggacactgttctgtccagatttcaggccacaagtctgcaacttcaaaaagcagacatggaccttggtacagcagttagattgctggaatctctgcgcacctttgttctctcccaaagagatctatttgatcattttgagcagaaagccttaaacatgttgggtggcaccccatcttacagggctgaacggacgaggaaacgtaaaaagtttgctgatgaatcagcatccccagatgttgtgcttgagggaaggcaactgtttcaaatagagacatttattgcctctattgatcaactgagttcaagccttaatcaccgtctggaggcctacaaacatctgaacaatttgttcagtgtccttttctctttggatacagagtccaatgcttcagtccttcacaaggccaagattctcactgaatcatacccatctgacctcaatgaaagtcttggacaggagcttatacagttcaaatcttttatacagctcaacaacactgatgaggagaggaccccttcaggactgctcaaaacaataatacattttggactacagcctacgtttcctaatacatacattgcgctacagatttttctcactctaccggtcagtaactgtgagggagaacgctcattctctcttttgtcaagagtaaaaaatgagctgcgcacaagaatgactcagaaaagattaaatgcgttatctctaatggcaattgagagtgagctgacaagagagttggacttcaatgatgtggtggatgattttgcaaaattgaaagcacgaaagaaaccccttgcttaaaggtgcactgtgtaagatttttaggttatttccagaattcacccattcactaatgttaggctacctgttttcatgaatacttaccaccaccataaaattctaagtatccattatgacttggagaattgcacttttgccatttctgggaagtgtcacctggattgtgaagataggattgactttaggcagaagcttggtgctttctctggcaaactgaacctcaagcttcattctctgcagctttgcattcttgtgcagactttcatccacaaggaacttttcaacttccccactatcgtgaaggggccatcaaaagatttcagtgtgtccagcatgtctagtctcttactctcctttctttgagccatctcttgtttctcatctgcc is a window encoding:
- the LOC133638502 gene encoding uncharacterized protein K02A2.6-like, with the protein product MEKLSPPSPMLLNANLADNWKRFKQRFNIYLAASGAGADNEKLKAHILLHVIGEDALDIYNSFQLDEANLTLEQLMTKFEEYFVPRQNVTFERYKFFTHDQKQGVPFDQYMAELHTLSKTCEFDTLRDSLVRDRIVCGTMDNALRERLLRETGLTLDKCVSMCRAAETTRAQAKELRRGETTVHAIHKEQWKNKMCTKQKDQKDKSMEFKCGKCGGSHKPKYCPAYGKTCNNCGRSNHYAKCCKAASRKKVHTVEEDDDKEEFIVNVVQACTIEKEEWIVPIKVNQTTIPFKLDTGAHVNLLSLEDYKTLTVKSKIHPVKTKVSGYTGERVPVKGGCIATFKHKGRQMRAQLLIVDMSVQPILGLSACTKLNLVKRVFVVTSQETTNAQDSLMEEYKDCFQGLGCLPGLHKICVDKNVFPVVHPCRKVPFALREKLKDELARMEKLGVIKRIDEPTEWVSSLVVVQKKTGALRICLDPRDLNKAIRREHFKLPTREEIMAQFAGAKWFSKLDASSGFWQMKLGEESSRLCTFNTPEGRYRFLRLPYGILSAPEVYHKTIHMIFEHIPGVETMMDDIIVWGSTRKEHDERLRQVLDKTREVNLKLNKEKCEFGVKSLTFVGDVVSEEGVKPDPRKTSAINNMERPTNKDEVRRFLGMVTYLAKFVPQLSTQSAPLRSLLEQKNEWIWSHEQEQCFLKLKETLTQEPVLKFYDPEKSTRISADASQYGLGAVLLQQHEEQWLPVAYASRALTSAETRYAQIEKELLASLYACERFHQYVYGQMFQVETDHKPLVSIMNKPLNDCPVRIQRMLIRLQKYDVHMIYTQGKYMYTADTLSRAVDKRELADSDNSTEIQAYVDMVVTSLPVTADRTEQIRKETIADETMKELKSTVQNGWPDNKKDCPLKIQDYWNCRAELTVVDDIVLKGSKFVIPYSLRKQMLEKIHEGHLGEVKCKRRAREVMFWPRINQDISQTTASCGVCRTYRPKQQAEPLMTHPVPHRPYYKVGTDLFDFDGRSYVVVTDYFSNYPEIGALQSTTSKAVVSYLKTVFARHGVPCELFSDNGPQFSSCEFAAFAKEWGFQHSTSSPTYPKSNGLAECSVKTVKNLLKKSQDKDDFQKSLLIYRSAPLQNGLSPAQMLMGRRIRSNLPVNEDLLTPKGAHKIRHTKEVQKAKQKQLHDRTAKHLPMLRPGDVVRLRDISTGTWRQKGQVEEEVSPRSYRIQMENGPTLRRNRTDLQLQLTEGNIAAQEKAQQDSAGPAELADTEPDLADQGLTAASASPAVERLSNSRPKRHVQPPKRLIETC